In one window of Longimicrobium sp. DNA:
- a CDS encoding AI-2E family transporter, whose amino-acid sequence MNKRASDGDSVLTPDVDSHAQARPADEGAAQPDLTRTGDAVASGRTTPFALTILAVLAVVYTLHLAHGLLLPITFALLLSFLFSPLVRALARMHVRPPLGAGIVLLGLLGTLALGAYELSGPVQSWATSAPQTLAAARGKMTRLLKPMERFSRTAEQVESATSGVGTGGTTTAAPREVVVRGPSLISRLFGTTQRFLTGALEVLILLYFLLASGDLFLQKLVKVLPSQGDKRKAVEIARATEGSISTYLLTTAVVNVTEGIAVTIAMYLLGMPNPALWGALVAIFEFIPYLGAATMTVILTIAAITTFESTGKALAVPAAFLVINLIQGNLVSPTLLGHRLALNPVAIFVGLAFWYSVWGVPGAFLAVPILAALKILCDHVESLASFGEFLGGRDEGERRALLR is encoded by the coding sequence ATGAACAAGAGAGCGTCCGACGGGGACTCGGTCCTCACGCCCGACGTGGACTCGCATGCGCAGGCACGGCCCGCGGACGAGGGCGCGGCGCAGCCGGACCTCACGCGCACCGGCGACGCGGTGGCGAGCGGGCGCACCACGCCGTTCGCCCTCACCATCCTGGCGGTGCTGGCCGTGGTGTACACGCTCCACCTGGCGCACGGGCTGCTCCTTCCCATCACCTTTGCGCTCCTCCTCAGCTTCCTCTTCAGCCCCCTGGTGCGGGCGCTGGCGAGGATGCACGTGCGCCCGCCCCTGGGCGCGGGGATCGTCCTCCTCGGGCTGCTGGGCACGCTCGCGCTGGGGGCGTACGAGCTGTCGGGGCCAGTGCAGAGCTGGGCCACCTCCGCGCCGCAGACGCTGGCCGCCGCGCGCGGGAAGATGACCAGGCTGCTCAAGCCGATGGAGCGCTTCAGCCGCACCGCCGAGCAGGTGGAGAGCGCGACCAGCGGGGTGGGAACGGGGGGGACGACCACCGCTGCGCCCCGCGAGGTGGTGGTGCGCGGGCCCAGCCTCATCTCGCGCCTCTTCGGCACCACGCAGCGCTTCCTCACCGGCGCGCTGGAGGTGCTCATCCTACTCTATTTCCTGCTGGCGTCGGGCGACCTCTTCCTGCAGAAGCTGGTCAAGGTGCTCCCCTCGCAGGGCGACAAGCGCAAGGCGGTGGAGATCGCGCGCGCCACCGAGGGCTCCATCTCCACCTACCTGCTGACGACCGCGGTGGTCAACGTCACGGAAGGGATCGCGGTGACGATCGCGATGTACCTGCTGGGGATGCCCAACCCGGCGCTCTGGGGCGCGCTGGTGGCCATCTTCGAGTTCATCCCCTACCTGGGCGCCGCGACGATGACGGTGATCCTGACCATCGCCGCCATCACCACCTTTGAGAGCACCGGGAAGGCGCTGGCGGTGCCCGCCGCCTTCCTCGTCATCAACCTGATCCAGGGCAACCTGGTGAGCCCCACGCTCCTCGGCCACCGGCTGGCGCTGAACCCGGTCGCCATCTTCGTGGGGCTGGCGTTCTGGTACTCGGTTTGGGGCGTCCCGGGCGCGTTCCTGGCCGTCCCCATCCTGGCGGCGCTCAAGATCCTCTGCGACCACGTGGAGTCGCTGGCCTCGTTCGGCGAGTTCCTGGGCGGGCGCGACGAAGGCGAGCGGCGGGCGCTGCTCCGCTAG
- the gntA gene encoding guanitoxin biosynthesis heme-dependent pre-guanitoxin N-hydroxylase GntA, which produces MEKISPAAPGRTYPSDERLQRLAERVREEFRAFVFDPAFSCLGARAALRHDGHRIGAFGPMGTPEATEQLARALAEFAPAAAEAEFSTFVAAFMGAAPEDETEFEALLWRQLQALHDADATRGWAPSVSDRPEDPRFSFSFAGMAFFVVGLHPASSRLARRFGWPTLVFNPRAQFERLRADGRYGGLRDQIRAREVALQGDLNPNLAEFGEASEARQYSGRAAEPEWRCPFHRHP; this is translated from the coding sequence ATGGAAAAGATCTCCCCAGCGGCGCCGGGCCGCACGTATCCATCGGATGAGCGCCTGCAGCGGCTCGCGGAGCGGGTTCGAGAAGAGTTCCGCGCCTTCGTCTTCGACCCTGCCTTCTCCTGCCTGGGCGCCCGCGCGGCGCTCCGCCACGACGGCCACCGCATCGGCGCCTTCGGACCCATGGGCACGCCCGAGGCGACGGAACAGCTCGCGCGCGCCCTGGCGGAGTTCGCGCCCGCGGCGGCGGAGGCGGAGTTCTCGACCTTTGTGGCCGCCTTCATGGGCGCCGCACCCGAGGATGAGACCGAGTTCGAGGCGCTGCTGTGGCGCCAGCTCCAGGCGCTGCACGACGCGGACGCCACGCGCGGCTGGGCGCCATCCGTCAGCGACCGGCCCGAGGACCCGCGCTTCTCCTTCTCGTTCGCCGGGATGGCGTTCTTCGTGGTGGGGCTGCACCCGGCGAGCTCGCGGCTGGCGCGGCGCTTCGGGTGGCCGACGCTGGTCTTCAACCCCCGCGCGCAGTTCGAGCGGCTCCGCGCGGACGGCCGCTACGGCGGGCTGCGCGACCAGATCCGCGCGCGCGAAGTCGCGCTCCAGGGCGACCTCAACCCCAACCTGGCCGAGTTCGGCGAAGCCTCCGAGGCAAGGCAGTACTCCGGCCGCGCCGCCGAGCCCGAGTGGCGCTGCCCCTTCCACCGGCATCCATGA
- a CDS encoding DUF4142 domain-containing protein produces MSRYRSIATLACIAALGACSGGSADNRGGAGDTATAAVTPPAAEVPQSAPPPGTGSQAPVAGEMSDANIAAVASASNQGEIQSSRVALQKGENAQVKQFAQRMVDDHTRMEQEMSQLLQSKGVTPQDNAQSTQMKQAAQSAIQQMEAMTGRQLDSAYVAHQVQAHQATLQALETMLIPNAKDPQVKALLEKARPAVAQHLADAQKLQGSIR; encoded by the coding sequence ATGTCCCGTTACCGCAGCATCGCCACGCTCGCCTGCATCGCCGCGCTGGGCGCGTGCAGCGGCGGCTCGGCCGACAACCGGGGAGGCGCGGGCGACACCGCCACAGCCGCCGTCACGCCACCGGCCGCCGAGGTGCCGCAGTCTGCGCCGCCCCCGGGCACCGGCTCACAGGCGCCGGTCGCGGGAGAGATGAGCGACGCCAACATCGCCGCCGTCGCGTCCGCGTCCAACCAGGGCGAGATCCAGAGCAGCCGCGTCGCCCTGCAAAAGGGAGAGAACGCGCAGGTGAAGCAGTTCGCGCAGCGCATGGTGGACGACCACACGCGCATGGAGCAGGAGATGTCGCAGCTCCTGCAGAGCAAGGGCGTGACGCCGCAGGACAACGCGCAGAGCACGCAGATGAAGCAGGCCGCGCAGTCCGCCATCCAGCAGATGGAAGCGATGACGGGCCGGCAGCTCGACTCGGCGTACGTGGCGCACCAGGTGCAGGCGCACCAGGCCACCCTCCAGGCGCTGGAGACGATGCTGATCCCCAACGCCAAGGATCCGCAGGTGAAGGCGCTGCTGGAGAAGGCGCGCCCTGCCGTCGCCCAGCACCTGGCGGACGCGCAGAAGCTGCAGGGCTCCATCCGCTAG
- a CDS encoding DUF1572 family protein has product MDAFRAEYLRDSAETMRKYKSLADRSLARVTDAQFFATIDAESNSLALVVKHMAGNLLSRWTDFLTTDGEKPGRDRDSEFVIAPTETRASVMARWGAGWATAFASLESLTPDDLDRTIHIRGEPHSLVQAINRQLTHAAYHVGQIVFLAKHFQSDRWESLSIPRGQSEQFNAAMPAPPARA; this is encoded by the coding sequence ATGGATGCATTCCGAGCTGAGTACCTTCGCGATTCGGCGGAGACGATGCGCAAGTACAAGTCGCTCGCGGACCGGTCGCTCGCCCGCGTGACCGACGCGCAGTTCTTTGCGACGATCGACGCGGAGTCGAACAGCCTGGCCCTGGTGGTGAAGCACATGGCGGGCAACCTGCTCTCGCGCTGGACGGATTTCCTCACGACCGACGGCGAGAAGCCGGGGCGCGACCGGGACTCGGAGTTCGTCATCGCCCCCACCGAGACCCGCGCATCGGTGATGGCGCGCTGGGGAGCAGGATGGGCCACCGCGTTCGCGTCGCTGGAGTCGCTCACCCCGGACGACCTCGACCGCACCATCCACATCCGCGGCGAGCCGCACTCGCTCGTGCAGGCGATCAACCGCCAGCTCACGCACGCCGCGTATCACGTGGGGCAGATCGTCTTCCTGGCGAAGCACTTCCAGTCGGACCGCTGGGAATCGCTCAGCATCCCGCGCGGGCAGTCCGAGCAGTTCAACGCCGCCATGCCCGCGCCGCCCGCACGAGCCTGA
- a CDS encoding alpha/beta hydrolase encodes MPGSGAGWTDGEAQVGDVRLHWIEAGTGAPVVLLHGFPEFGYAWRHQLPALAAAGFRAVAPDMRGYNLSDKPAGYRSYTVQKLAADVAGLVRALGAERVHLVGHDWGGIVAWHVAMHHPEVVDRLVVINAPHPGVFRREIRKPDQFLRSWYVYFFQLPRMPEWAIRRRDFAALERIFRYDPVRPGAFTDADIRRYKEAAARPGALTAMLSYYRALRIPRPEPVPVRAPTLLIWGMRDQALSERNTHGLEEWVPDLRIERIPDSSHWVMSDVPERTNELLAGFLRST; translated from the coding sequence ATGCCGGGAAGCGGTGCCGGATGGACGGACGGCGAGGCGCAGGTGGGCGACGTGCGGCTGCACTGGATCGAGGCCGGCACCGGCGCGCCCGTCGTCCTGCTGCACGGCTTTCCGGAGTTCGGCTACGCGTGGCGGCACCAGCTGCCGGCGCTGGCGGCGGCGGGGTTCCGCGCCGTCGCGCCGGACATGCGCGGCTACAACCTTTCCGACAAGCCGGCCGGCTACCGCAGCTACACGGTACAGAAGCTCGCCGCTGACGTGGCGGGCCTGGTGCGGGCGCTGGGCGCCGAGCGCGTGCACCTGGTGGGGCACGACTGGGGCGGCATCGTGGCGTGGCACGTGGCGATGCATCACCCCGAAGTGGTCGACCGGCTGGTGGTGATCAACGCTCCGCACCCGGGCGTCTTCCGCCGCGAGATCCGCAAGCCGGACCAGTTCCTCCGCTCGTGGTACGTGTACTTCTTCCAGCTTCCGCGCATGCCGGAGTGGGCGATCCGGCGCAGGGACTTCGCGGCGCTGGAGCGCATCTTCCGCTACGATCCCGTGCGTCCCGGCGCCTTCACCGACGCGGACATCCGCCGCTACAAGGAAGCCGCCGCGCGGCCGGGCGCCCTCACGGCGATGCTGAGCTACTACCGCGCCCTGCGCATTCCGCGGCCAGAGCCGGTGCCGGTTCGCGCGCCCACGCTGCTGATCTGGGGAATGCGCGACCAGGCGCTCTCGGAGCGCAACACGCACGGGCTGGAGGAGTGGGTCCCCGACCTGCGCATCGAGCGCATCCCCGATTCCAGCCACTGGGTGATGTCCGACGTGCCGGAGCGCACCAACGAGCTGCTCGCCGGGTTTCTGCGCTCCACCTGA
- a CDS encoding serine/threonine-protein kinase produces the protein MYGIAGLLTGRTLAGRYRIDAVVGRGGMGAVYRATDERLGREVAVKVIGTGGSDPGEHARLRARFHREARAVASLRHPNVVAVYDFGTDGEVDLDFLVMELLRGEDLAARLTRTGAPPLGVAVSILRQAARGLAAGHRVGLVHRDIKPGNLFLEDGDSPDEPHVRVLDFGIAKLDADDGSMTALTEFGRAPFSPAYASPEQMAGEGDVGPASDVFSLAAVGYHLTTGMRPFTSSDSARAAEEVTAAVRALPQRAPQLPGDLHEALVRALSLSPRERFRDAAAFAQALGVAPTVASAPRPATPVSAPSEPTLMFVADEEDFTRLQNEAPRPASTTAPAPRVPPPAPVRPAPLRATAVSVEPPAPPPARPSPAPPVRAMAHTAAPVVPGAPMMEDRRQPGMMRRFLRALWDFSVTTIVVGLFVGSWTLAATGVVEENRAQFLGGALATVLFTPWAVHRLTGRRGRAGLGVLGSAAATGATVRYVGLDADPAILLAATFGLQVVTCFALSWLTRRNVREAVAV, from the coding sequence ATGTATGGGATCGCCGGACTGCTGACGGGGCGCACACTCGCCGGCCGCTACCGCATCGACGCGGTGGTCGGCCGCGGCGGCATGGGCGCCGTGTACCGCGCCACCGACGAGCGGTTGGGGCGCGAGGTCGCCGTGAAGGTGATCGGGACGGGCGGCTCCGACCCCGGCGAGCACGCCCGCCTGCGCGCGCGCTTCCACCGGGAGGCGCGCGCGGTGGCCTCGCTGCGCCATCCGAACGTGGTGGCCGTGTACGACTTTGGCACGGACGGCGAGGTGGACCTCGACTTCCTGGTGATGGAGCTTCTGCGCGGTGAGGACCTGGCCGCGCGCCTCACCCGCACCGGCGCGCCGCCGCTAGGGGTGGCCGTGTCGATCCTGCGCCAGGCGGCACGCGGGCTGGCCGCGGGGCACCGCGTGGGCCTCGTGCACCGCGACATCAAGCCCGGCAACCTCTTTTTGGAGGATGGCGACAGCCCCGACGAGCCGCACGTGCGCGTCCTGGACTTCGGCATCGCCAAGCTGGACGCGGACGACGGCTCCATGACGGCGCTCACCGAGTTCGGCCGCGCGCCCTTCTCCCCCGCCTACGCATCGCCCGAGCAGATGGCGGGCGAGGGCGACGTGGGCCCCGCGTCGGACGTGTTCAGCCTCGCCGCCGTCGGTTACCACCTGACGACCGGGATGCGCCCCTTCACCTCATCCGACTCCGCGCGCGCGGCGGAGGAGGTGACCGCCGCGGTGCGCGCCCTCCCGCAGCGCGCCCCGCAGCTCCCCGGCGATCTGCACGAGGCGCTGGTCCGCGCGCTGTCGCTGTCGCCGCGCGAGCGCTTCCGGGACGCCGCTGCCTTCGCCCAGGCGCTGGGCGTGGCGCCGACCGTCGCCTCCGCGCCACGCCCCGCCACGCCCGTTTCCGCCCCCTCCGAGCCGACGCTGATGTTCGTGGCGGACGAGGAGGATTTCACGCGCCTTCAGAACGAGGCGCCGCGTCCGGCCTCCACCACGGCGCCCGCGCCCCGCGTGCCGCCGCCGGCTCCCGTGCGTCCCGCGCCGCTGCGCGCGACAGCGGTCTCGGTGGAGCCGCCCGCGCCGCCCCCGGCCCGCCCATCGCCCGCCCCGCCGGTGCGTGCGATGGCCCACACCGCCGCGCCCGTTGTGCCTGGCGCTCCTATGATGGAGGATCGGCGCCAGCCGGGGATGATGCGGCGTTTCCTGCGCGCGCTGTGGGACTTCTCGGTCACCACCATCGTGGTGGGGCTGTTCGTCGGCTCCTGGACCCTCGCCGCCACAGGCGTGGTGGAGGAGAACCGCGCCCAGTTCCTCGGCGGCGCGCTCGCGACCGTGCTCTTCACCCCCTGGGCCGTGCACCGGCTGACGGGGAGGCGCGGGCGTGCGGGGCTGGGCGTGCTCGGCTCCGCGGCCGCCACCGGCGCCACGGTCCGCTACGTCGGCCTCGATGCCGACCCGGCCATCCTCCTGGCCGCTACCTTTGGGCTCCAGGTGGTGACGTGCTTCGCGCTGTCGTGGCTCACGCGGCGGAACGTGCGGGAGGCGGTGGCGGTGTAG
- a CDS encoding M20/M25/M40 family metallo-hydrolase, with translation MPVLVRFVPVAVLASATLLQAQQPALTGYSPAAAQRERAAEAAAIRVPQPDRARAHSRILSAEPHVAGTPAQARTRDYVIQQMRAMGLETEVRTYSVFLPHATSARVWRLSPEPRELPTAEPPVPGDSTSAGWQYPAANGYSAAGDVQGELVYVNFGLIEDYARLDSLGISVRGKIAVARYGRSFRGIKAREAERHGAIALILYSDPEQDGPGTGQPYPNGPMRPGTAIQRGSVFNGNGDPTTPNRPSVRGVRRTPPVTGIPRRDTAATGRMVRGRDGRMRPDERDTTRAMPMVMSIPNIPVVAIGYDNAAELLRGLGGREVPAGWQGGLPFRYHVGAGPVVARVAVETDARTPAAYKQIWNTLGTIRGSEFPDELVLVGAHRDGWGPGAADNVSGTVSVLEAARAVAEQVRAGNRPRRTIVFATWDAEEWGLIGSTEFVEEDSARLVRGAAAYFNIDVSATGPNFGGSGSPSLRELVRDVARTVPDPSGNGSIYQAWRRTAGLAADSLEPAMGDPGGGSDFAGFYNHLGIPHADWGFSGRYGVYHSQYDSFNWMTRYGDPDFRRHTAAAQVGAAMVMRMANADVLPFDYVEFARTMRRYLPALDSTFRARGYSALNTDALRGAIDRMERAAVGLARARDEVLAARVPDRRTLTRANASMRRVERALTRSRGLRSRPWFRSLIYAADENNGYANVVFPSVQEAVRADDRRLAEQELADLATRFLGATDALLNARDILTGDDRR, from the coding sequence ATGCCCGTGCTCGTCCGCTTCGTTCCCGTCGCGGTGCTCGCGTCCGCGACGCTGCTGCAAGCGCAGCAGCCCGCCCTCACGGGGTACTCGCCCGCCGCCGCTCAGCGCGAGCGCGCGGCCGAGGCCGCCGCCATTCGCGTCCCGCAGCCGGACAGGGCGCGCGCCCACTCGCGCATCCTCTCCGCGGAGCCGCACGTGGCGGGGACGCCGGCGCAGGCGCGCACCCGCGACTACGTCATCCAGCAGATGCGCGCCATGGGGCTGGAGACGGAGGTGAGGACGTACAGCGTCTTCCTCCCCCACGCCACCTCGGCGCGCGTGTGGCGCTTGTCGCCGGAGCCGCGCGAGCTGCCTACGGCCGAGCCGCCGGTGCCGGGCGACTCCACCTCCGCGGGGTGGCAGTACCCGGCCGCCAACGGCTACAGCGCCGCCGGCGACGTGCAGGGCGAGCTCGTGTACGTCAACTTCGGGCTGATCGAGGACTACGCGCGGCTGGACTCGCTCGGCATCTCGGTGCGCGGCAAGATCGCGGTGGCGCGCTACGGGCGCTCCTTCCGCGGGATCAAGGCGCGCGAGGCGGAGCGGCACGGCGCCATCGCCCTGATCCTGTACAGCGACCCCGAGCAGGACGGACCCGGCACCGGCCAGCCGTATCCCAACGGTCCCATGCGCCCGGGCACAGCCATCCAGCGCGGGAGCGTCTTCAACGGCAACGGCGATCCCACGACGCCCAACCGCCCCTCGGTGCGCGGGGTGCGTCGCACGCCGCCCGTCACGGGCATCCCGCGTCGCGACACGGCGGCCACGGGCCGCATGGTGCGCGGGCGCGACGGCCGCATGCGCCCTGACGAGCGCGACACCACGCGCGCGATGCCGATGGTGATGTCCATCCCCAACATCCCGGTGGTGGCGATCGGCTACGACAACGCGGCGGAGCTGCTGCGCGGCCTGGGCGGGCGCGAGGTGCCCGCGGGGTGGCAGGGCGGCCTTCCCTTCCGCTACCACGTGGGCGCCGGGCCGGTGGTGGCGCGCGTGGCGGTGGAGACGGACGCGCGCACCCCCGCCGCCTACAAGCAGATCTGGAACACGCTGGGGACGATCCGCGGAAGCGAGTTCCCGGACGAGCTGGTGCTGGTGGGCGCCCACCGCGACGGCTGGGGCCCCGGCGCGGCCGACAACGTGAGCGGCACCGTCTCCGTGCTGGAGGCGGCGCGCGCCGTGGCCGAGCAGGTGCGCGCCGGCAACCGCCCGCGGCGCACCATCGTCTTCGCCACCTGGGACGCGGAGGAGTGGGGGCTGATCGGCTCCACCGAGTTCGTGGAGGAAGACTCCGCGCGGCTGGTGCGGGGCGCCGCGGCGTACTTCAACATCGACGTCTCCGCCACCGGGCCCAACTTCGGCGGGAGCGGGTCGCCGTCGCTGCGCGAGCTGGTGCGCGACGTGGCGCGGACGGTGCCGGATCCGTCCGGCAACGGGAGCATCTACCAGGCGTGGCGGCGCACGGCCGGGCTTGCGGCGGACTCGCTGGAGCCCGCGATGGGCGACCCGGGCGGCGGCTCTGACTTCGCCGGCTTCTACAACCACCTGGGCATTCCGCACGCCGATTGGGGGTTCAGCGGGAGGTACGGCGTCTACCACTCGCAGTACGACTCGTTCAACTGGATGACGCGCTACGGCGACCCCGATTTCCGCCGCCACACCGCCGCCGCGCAGGTGGGCGCCGCGATGGTGATGCGGATGGCGAACGCGGACGTCCTCCCCTTCGACTACGTGGAGTTCGCGCGCACCATGCGCCGCTACCTCCCGGCGCTGGACAGCACCTTTCGCGCGCGCGGCTACTCGGCGCTCAACACGGATGCGCTGCGCGGCGCCATCGACCGGATGGAGCGGGCCGCGGTCGGGCTGGCCCGCGCGCGCGACGAGGTGCTGGCCGCGCGCGTGCCGGACCGCCGCACCCTCACGCGCGCCAACGCGTCGATGCGGCGGGTGGAGCGGGCGCTCACGCGGAGCCGAGGCCTGCGGTCGCGCCCGTGGTTCCGCTCGCTGATTTACGCGGCGGACGAGAACAACGGCTACGCGAACGTGGTGTTCCCCTCCGTGCAGGAGGCCGTGCGCGCCGACGACCGCCGCCTGGCCGAGCAGGAGCTCGCGGACCTTGCCACCCGTTTCCTGGGCGCCACCGACGCGCTCCTCAACGCCCGCGACATCCTGACCGGCGACGACCGGCGGTAA